A window of Enoplosus armatus isolate fEnoArm2 chromosome 3, fEnoArm2.hap1, whole genome shotgun sequence contains these coding sequences:
- the LOC139283222 gene encoding G-protein coupled receptor 22: METEGYRDLLETSDGQGVSLLDGGSEVGVEEGWSTPYPLGFQVSLTTVLILELVLGFSSNLTVLVLYCAQSNLVDSVSNLVTVNLHVLDILVCVLCLPLTVAVILLPANGSGVGSLATLCCFHEACVTFTSVATAVNVLVISLDRYDISVRPASRLLTPRRAALLLAAVWAVSLAVFFLPFLEGDFFSLRAEDGEDEEPEGHNHDFELTTGLTPIFSSISPSSLPSTHPSSPSHHLHPVWQNRTLLCVGGQGYYTGLAMYYHLLLQVPCFFIAVVVMLFTYSRILQALNIRIGSHMMRGTHAKDSGCRIRCRRQRRKELSLPTEVLSSNQNQNLTHPPLIATPTPTSPPPLSSMPQGISDSGATVTTVSTAATTPIATTPATPASPTPASASTQTHATSPLPASSMGVQASVSAIIALRRAVRRHRDRRERQRRVLKMSLIIISTFLGCWAPLSAVNILILCLGPSDSLVRLRLWFLAMAYGTTIFHPLLYAFTRQKLRRALKTRVKKRVVSLLQVDPAPSGGTVIHNSWVEGGGQRKSRKPRVEASDGTDRCLTEAVRE; encoded by the coding sequence ATGGAGACCGAAGGCTATCGTGACCTCCTGGAGACCAGCGATGGTCAGGGGGTAAGCCTGCTGGATGGAGGGAGCgaggtgggggtggaggagggctGGAGCACACCCTACCCTCTGGGCTTCCAGGTGTCTTTGACCACAGTGCTGATACTGGAGCTGGTGTTGGGCTTCAGCAGCAACCTGACCGTACTTGTGCTCTACTGTGCTCAGTCCAACCTGGTGGATTCAGTCAGCAACCTGGTCACAGTCAACCTCCATGTGTTGGACATACTGgtctgtgtgctgtgtctgCCACTGACTGTGGCTGTGATCTTGTTGCCAGCTAACGGGAGTGGAGTCGGCAGCCTGGCCACGCTGTGCTGCTTTCATGAGGCCTGTGTTACATTCACAAGTGTGGCCACGGCGGTCAATGTGCTGGTGATCAGCTTGGACCGATACGACATCTCAGTGCGTCCAGCCAGTCGTCTGCTGACCCCCAGGCGTGCAGCACTGCTCCTGGCAGCAGTGTGGGCCGTGTCTCTGGCTGTCTTCTTCCTGCCCTTCCTTGAGGGGGACTTCTTCTCTTTGAGGGCTGAGGACGGTGAGGATGAGGAGCCGGAAGGGCACAACCATGACTTTGAGCTCACCACTGGACTGACCCCcattttttcctccatctctccttcctctttacCCTCAACTCATCCTTCCTCCCCTTCACACCACCTGCATCCAGTATGGCAGAACAGGACGCTGCTGTGTGTAGGAGGGCAGGGGTATTACACAGGCCTGGCTATGTATTACCACTTGTTACTTCAAGTGCCATGTTTCTTCATCGCTGTGGTCGTCATGTTGTTCACCTACTCCAGGATCCTGCAGGCCCTCAACATTCGCATTGGCTCCCACATGATGAGGGGTACGCATGCAAAGGACTCCGGCTGCAGGATACGctgcaggaggcagaggaggaaggaactGAGCCTGCCCACAGAGGTACTGTCCTccaaccagaaccagaacctcACCCATCCCCCTCTCATCGCCACGCCTACACCAACTTCGCCCCCACCACTCTCCTCCATGCCCCAGGGGATATCCGACAGTGGAGCAACAGTCACTACTGTCAGTACTGCTGCCACCACCCCCATCGCCACCACACCGGCCACCCCTGCTTCTCCGACCCCAGCTTCAGCCTCAACCCAGACCCACGCCACCTCACCACTGCCTGCCTCCTCCATGGGTGTACAGGCCTCGGTTTCTGCTATCATTGCCTTGAGGCGGGCAGTGCGCAGGCACAGGGACCGCCGAGAACGTCAACGTCGCGTCCTAAAAATGTCCCTTATCATCATATCCACCTTCCTGGGCTGCTGGGCCCCTCTGTCTGCAGTCAATATTCTGATCCTGTGTCTGGGTCCCAGTGACAGCCTGGTGCGGCTGCGCCTCTGGTTCTTGGCAATGGCTTATGGAACCACTATTTTTCATCCTCTGCTCTACGCTTTCACCAGGCAGAAGCTGCGCCGTGCCCTCAAAACACGTGTCAAGAAGAGGGTGGTGTCCCTTCTGCAGGTGGACCCAGCTCCCAGTGGGGGAACAGTTATTCATAACTCCTGGGTGGAAGGGGGAGGCCAGAGGAAGAGCCGCAAGCCACGGGTGGAGGCCAGTGATGGCACTGACCGATGTCTCACAGAGGCAGTGAGGGAATGA